The Periplaneta americana isolate PAMFEO1 chromosome 9, P.americana_PAMFEO1_priV1, whole genome shotgun sequence genome contains a region encoding:
- the LOC138706700 gene encoding alpha-(1,3)-fucosyltransferase C-like isoform X3, which yields MEKKATGKMTHGRQDYWKLVFVAGLCSVGIYLIYCTMQYYTQVQPHKMIKSKIKESKKTVKTILLWNSFFSEKHFGFGTGQQPFEDLGCAVSSCSITDRMDGQNIKPEGFDAILFHMVVGTVPLAVPPKRKPHQRYVFFTLESPATNSYDLKPYNDFFNWTMTYRRDSDIWRPYGFLAEKEYAPAEPPDPSIPVWRKPVFGRDVLKFNISEKTKLVAWFVSQCQTPSQREQYVAELSKFIPVDVYGNCGNLKCDRRNESKCNELLRSTYKFYLAFENSLCNDYVTEKFFRALRYNVVPIVYGGANYHHIAPPMSYINVEDFDTPKKLAKFLLHLDKNPQEYRKYFWWTSYYKVNQYFRYAFCKLCEKLHKPELPLKNYAIEKWWGDTSSCDKQKSVM from the coding sequence gtAAAATGACACATGGAAGACAAGACTACTGGAAACTTGTGTTTGTAGCTGGTTTGTGTTCTGTCGGTATCTATTTAATATATTGCACGATGCAGTACTATACACAGGTCCAGCCACATAAAATGATTAAGTCCAAAATAAAAGAGTCCAAAAAGACAGTGAAGACGATTCTTCTATGGAACTCATTCTTTAGTGAAAAACACTTCGGGTTTGGAACTGGACAGCAACCTTTTGAAGACCTTGGCTGTGCTGTTAGTAGTTGTAGTATCACAGACAGAATGGACGGACAAAATATAAAGCCTGAGGGCTTTGACGCCATCTTATTTCATATGGTGGTAGGTACAGTTCCTCTTGCTGTGCCTCCGAAGAGGAAGCCTCACCAGAGGTATGTTTTCTTCACGCTGGAATCTCCCGCTACAAATTCATATGATTTGAAACCCTACAATGACTTCTTTAATTGGACAATGACTTATCGACGAGATTCTGATATATGGCGTCCCTATGGATTTCTGGCTGAAAAAGAATATGCTCCTGCAGAACCGCCAGATCCATCGATCCCTGTCTGGAGGAAACCGGTATTTGGAAGAGACGTTCTAAAATTTAACATCTCTGAAAAGACAAAACTAGTGGCATGGTTTGTTTCTCAGTGTCAGACACCGAGTCAGAGAGAACAATATGTTGCAGAACTGTCCAAATTTATACCTGTAGATGTATATGGAAATTGTGGAAACTTAAAGTGTGATAGAAGAAATGAGAGCAAGTGCAATGAACTCCTCCGTTCAACCTACAAGTTCTATCTGGCATTTGAGAATTCTCTATGTAACGATTACGTGACAGAGAAGTTCTTCCGTGCACTGAGGTATAATGTGGTTCCTATAGTTTACGGTGGTGCCAACTATCATCACATAGCACCTCCCATGTCATATATTAATGTAGAAGACTTTGATACACCCAAAAAACTTGCTAAATTTCTCTTGCATCTAGATAAAAACCCACAAGAATATCGCAAATATTTTTGGTGGACATCGTACTATAAAGTGAATCAGTATTTCCGATATGCTTTCTGTAAACTCTGTGAAAAACTCCACAAACCAGAATTACCTTTAAAAAACTATGCTATTGAAAAGTGGTGGGGAGATACTTCATCATGTGACAAACAAAAATCGGTAATGTAG
- the LOC138706700 gene encoding alpha-(1,3)-fucosyltransferase C-like isoform X4, with the protein MTHGRQDYWKLVFVAGLCSVGIYLIYCTMQYYTQVQPHKMIKSKIKESKKTVKTILLWNSFFSEKHFGFGTGQQPFEDLGCAVSSCSITDRMDGQNIKPEGFDAILFHMVVGTVPLAVPPKRKPHQRYVFFTLESPATNSYDLKPYNDFFNWTMTYRRDSDIWRPYGFLAEKEYAPAEPPDPSIPVWRKPVFGRDVLKFNISEKTKLVAWFVSQCQTPSQREQYVAELSKFIPVDVYGNCGNLKCDRRNESKCNELLRSTYKFYLAFENSLCNDYVTEKFFRALRYNVVPIVYGGANYHHIAPPMSYINVEDFDTPKKLAKFLLHLDKNPQEYRKYFWWTSYYKVNQYFRYAFCKLCEKLHKPELPLKNYAIEKWWGDTSSCDKQKSVM; encoded by the coding sequence ATGACACATGGAAGACAAGACTACTGGAAACTTGTGTTTGTAGCTGGTTTGTGTTCTGTCGGTATCTATTTAATATATTGCACGATGCAGTACTATACACAGGTCCAGCCACATAAAATGATTAAGTCCAAAATAAAAGAGTCCAAAAAGACAGTGAAGACGATTCTTCTATGGAACTCATTCTTTAGTGAAAAACACTTCGGGTTTGGAACTGGACAGCAACCTTTTGAAGACCTTGGCTGTGCTGTTAGTAGTTGTAGTATCACAGACAGAATGGACGGACAAAATATAAAGCCTGAGGGCTTTGACGCCATCTTATTTCATATGGTGGTAGGTACAGTTCCTCTTGCTGTGCCTCCGAAGAGGAAGCCTCACCAGAGGTATGTTTTCTTCACGCTGGAATCTCCCGCTACAAATTCATATGATTTGAAACCCTACAATGACTTCTTTAATTGGACAATGACTTATCGACGAGATTCTGATATATGGCGTCCCTATGGATTTCTGGCTGAAAAAGAATATGCTCCTGCAGAACCGCCAGATCCATCGATCCCTGTCTGGAGGAAACCGGTATTTGGAAGAGACGTTCTAAAATTTAACATCTCTGAAAAGACAAAACTAGTGGCATGGTTTGTTTCTCAGTGTCAGACACCGAGTCAGAGAGAACAATATGTTGCAGAACTGTCCAAATTTATACCTGTAGATGTATATGGAAATTGTGGAAACTTAAAGTGTGATAGAAGAAATGAGAGCAAGTGCAATGAACTCCTCCGTTCAACCTACAAGTTCTATCTGGCATTTGAGAATTCTCTATGTAACGATTACGTGACAGAGAAGTTCTTCCGTGCACTGAGGTATAATGTGGTTCCTATAGTTTACGGTGGTGCCAACTATCATCACATAGCACCTCCCATGTCATATATTAATGTAGAAGACTTTGATACACCCAAAAAACTTGCTAAATTTCTCTTGCATCTAGATAAAAACCCACAAGAATATCGCAAATATTTTTGGTGGACATCGTACTATAAAGTGAATCAGTATTTCCGATATGCTTTCTGTAAACTCTGTGAAAAACTCCACAAACCAGAATTACCTTTAAAAAACTATGCTATTGAAAAGTGGTGGGGAGATACTTCATCATGTGACAAACAAAAATCGGTAATGTAG
- the LOC138706700 gene encoding alpha-(1,3)-fucosyltransferase C-like isoform X2: MSYFTSFSGKMTHGRQDYWKLVFVAGLCSVGIYLIYCTMQYYTQVQPHKMIKSKIKESKKTVKTILLWNSFFSEKHFGFGTGQQPFEDLGCAVSSCSITDRMDGQNIKPEGFDAILFHMVVGTVPLAVPPKRKPHQRYVFFTLESPATNSYDLKPYNDFFNWTMTYRRDSDIWRPYGFLAEKEYAPAEPPDPSIPVWRKPVFGRDVLKFNISEKTKLVAWFVSQCQTPSQREQYVAELSKFIPVDVYGNCGNLKCDRRNESKCNELLRSTYKFYLAFENSLCNDYVTEKFFRALRYNVVPIVYGGANYHHIAPPMSYINVEDFDTPKKLAKFLLHLDKNPQEYRKYFWWTSYYKVNQYFRYAFCKLCEKLHKPELPLKNYAIEKWWGDTSSCDKQKSVM; this comes from the exons ATGTCATACTTCACGTCTTTCAGTG gtAAAATGACACATGGAAGACAAGACTACTGGAAACTTGTGTTTGTAGCTGGTTTGTGTTCTGTCGGTATCTATTTAATATATTGCACGATGCAGTACTATACACAGGTCCAGCCACATAAAATGATTAAGTCCAAAATAAAAGAGTCCAAAAAGACAGTGAAGACGATTCTTCTATGGAACTCATTCTTTAGTGAAAAACACTTCGGGTTTGGAACTGGACAGCAACCTTTTGAAGACCTTGGCTGTGCTGTTAGTAGTTGTAGTATCACAGACAGAATGGACGGACAAAATATAAAGCCTGAGGGCTTTGACGCCATCTTATTTCATATGGTGGTAGGTACAGTTCCTCTTGCTGTGCCTCCGAAGAGGAAGCCTCACCAGAGGTATGTTTTCTTCACGCTGGAATCTCCCGCTACAAATTCATATGATTTGAAACCCTACAATGACTTCTTTAATTGGACAATGACTTATCGACGAGATTCTGATATATGGCGTCCCTATGGATTTCTGGCTGAAAAAGAATATGCTCCTGCAGAACCGCCAGATCCATCGATCCCTGTCTGGAGGAAACCGGTATTTGGAAGAGACGTTCTAAAATTTAACATCTCTGAAAAGACAAAACTAGTGGCATGGTTTGTTTCTCAGTGTCAGACACCGAGTCAGAGAGAACAATATGTTGCAGAACTGTCCAAATTTATACCTGTAGATGTATATGGAAATTGTGGAAACTTAAAGTGTGATAGAAGAAATGAGAGCAAGTGCAATGAACTCCTCCGTTCAACCTACAAGTTCTATCTGGCATTTGAGAATTCTCTATGTAACGATTACGTGACAGAGAAGTTCTTCCGTGCACTGAGGTATAATGTGGTTCCTATAGTTTACGGTGGTGCCAACTATCATCACATAGCACCTCCCATGTCATATATTAATGTAGAAGACTTTGATACACCCAAAAAACTTGCTAAATTTCTCTTGCATCTAGATAAAAACCCACAAGAATATCGCAAATATTTTTGGTGGACATCGTACTATAAAGTGAATCAGTATTTCCGATATGCTTTCTGTAAACTCTGTGAAAAACTCCACAAACCAGAATTACCTTTAAAAAACTATGCTATTGAAAAGTGGTGGGGAGATACTTCATCATGTGACAAACAAAAATCGGTAATGTAG
- the LOC138706700 gene encoding alpha-(1,3)-fucosyltransferase C-like isoform X1 has translation MEKHDPETLSHPTPSVLHAGASMIFPIKTLSLFTRHGSSEEVTTSVVIKVCCLHQLSVVQNLCGEQLCLSQNIIRYSQVTKTNREVCKMTHGRQDYWKLVFVAGLCSVGIYLIYCTMQYYTQVQPHKMIKSKIKESKKTVKTILLWNSFFSEKHFGFGTGQQPFEDLGCAVSSCSITDRMDGQNIKPEGFDAILFHMVVGTVPLAVPPKRKPHQRYVFFTLESPATNSYDLKPYNDFFNWTMTYRRDSDIWRPYGFLAEKEYAPAEPPDPSIPVWRKPVFGRDVLKFNISEKTKLVAWFVSQCQTPSQREQYVAELSKFIPVDVYGNCGNLKCDRRNESKCNELLRSTYKFYLAFENSLCNDYVTEKFFRALRYNVVPIVYGGANYHHIAPPMSYINVEDFDTPKKLAKFLLHLDKNPQEYRKYFWWTSYYKVNQYFRYAFCKLCEKLHKPELPLKNYAIEKWWGDTSSCDKQKSVM, from the exons ATGGAGAAACACGATCCGGAAACTCTATCCCATCCAACACCCAGTGTCCTACATGCAGGCGCCTCTATGATATTTCCGATAAAAACACTTTCACTCTTCACTAGGCATGGAAGTTCAGAGGAGGTAACTACGTCGGTTGTTATAAAAGtctgttgtttacatcaactcagtGTGGTACAGAACTTGTGCGGAGAGCAGCTATGCTTGAGTCAAAACATTATTCGCTATAGTCAGGTAACTAAAACAAACAGAGAAGTCT gtAAAATGACACATGGAAGACAAGACTACTGGAAACTTGTGTTTGTAGCTGGTTTGTGTTCTGTCGGTATCTATTTAATATATTGCACGATGCAGTACTATACACAGGTCCAGCCACATAAAATGATTAAGTCCAAAATAAAAGAGTCCAAAAAGACAGTGAAGACGATTCTTCTATGGAACTCATTCTTTAGTGAAAAACACTTCGGGTTTGGAACTGGACAGCAACCTTTTGAAGACCTTGGCTGTGCTGTTAGTAGTTGTAGTATCACAGACAGAATGGACGGACAAAATATAAAGCCTGAGGGCTTTGACGCCATCTTATTTCATATGGTGGTAGGTACAGTTCCTCTTGCTGTGCCTCCGAAGAGGAAGCCTCACCAGAGGTATGTTTTCTTCACGCTGGAATCTCCCGCTACAAATTCATATGATTTGAAACCCTACAATGACTTCTTTAATTGGACAATGACTTATCGACGAGATTCTGATATATGGCGTCCCTATGGATTTCTGGCTGAAAAAGAATATGCTCCTGCAGAACCGCCAGATCCATCGATCCCTGTCTGGAGGAAACCGGTATTTGGAAGAGACGTTCTAAAATTTAACATCTCTGAAAAGACAAAACTAGTGGCATGGTTTGTTTCTCAGTGTCAGACACCGAGTCAGAGAGAACAATATGTTGCAGAACTGTCCAAATTTATACCTGTAGATGTATATGGAAATTGTGGAAACTTAAAGTGTGATAGAAGAAATGAGAGCAAGTGCAATGAACTCCTCCGTTCAACCTACAAGTTCTATCTGGCATTTGAGAATTCTCTATGTAACGATTACGTGACAGAGAAGTTCTTCCGTGCACTGAGGTATAATGTGGTTCCTATAGTTTACGGTGGTGCCAACTATCATCACATAGCACCTCCCATGTCATATATTAATGTAGAAGACTTTGATACACCCAAAAAACTTGCTAAATTTCTCTTGCATCTAGATAAAAACCCACAAGAATATCGCAAATATTTTTGGTGGACATCGTACTATAAAGTGAATCAGTATTTCCGATATGCTTTCTGTAAACTCTGTGAAAAACTCCACAAACCAGAATTACCTTTAAAAAACTATGCTATTGAAAAGTGGTGGGGAGATACTTCATCATGTGACAAACAAAAATCGGTAATGTAG